Proteins co-encoded in one Euleptes europaea isolate rEulEur1 chromosome 1, rEulEur1.hap1, whole genome shotgun sequence genomic window:
- the SRSF2 gene encoding serine/arginine-rich splicing factor 2 encodes MSYGRPPPDVEGMTSLKVDNLTYRTSPDTLRRVFEKYGRVGDVYIPRDRYTKESRGFAFVRFHDKRDAEDAMDAMDGAVLDGRELRVQMARYGRPPDSHHSRRGPPPRRYGSGGYGRRSRSPRRRRRSRSRSRSRSRSRSRSRYSRSKSRSRTRSRSRSTSKSRSARRSKSKSSSVSRSRSRSRSRSRSRSPPPVSKRESKSRSRSKSPPKSPEEEGAVSS; translated from the exons ATGAGTTACGGGCGGCCGCCGCCAGACGTGGAAGGCATGACCTCGCTGAAGGTGGACAACCTGACCTACCGCACCTCCCCGGACACGCTGCGCCGCGTCTTCGAGAAGTACGGCCGCGTGGGGGACGTGTACATCCCCCGGGACCGCTACACCAAGGAGAGCCGCGGCTTCGCCTTCGTGCGCTTCCACGACAAGCGCGACGCCGAGGACGCCATGGACGCCATGGACGGCGCCGTGCTCGACGGGCGGGAGCTCCGCGTGCAGATGGCCCGCTACGGCCGGCCCCCGGATTCCCACCACAGCCGCCGGGGGCCCCCGCCGCGCCGCTACGGGAGCGGGGGCTACGGGCGCCGCAGCAGGAG CCCTAGAAGACGGCGCCGGAGCCGATCCCGAAGCAGGAGCCGATCCCGGTCCCGCAGCAGGTCGCGCTACAGCCGCTCCAAGTCCAGGTCCCGCACGCGGTCCCGGTCCCGCTCCACCTCCAAGTCCAGGTCTGCCAGGAGGTCGAAGTCCAAGTCCTCGTCGGTGTCGAGATCTCGCTCCCGGTCGAGGTCCCGGTCGAGGTCGAGAAGTCCCCCGCCTGTCTCAAAGAGGGAATCAAAGTCCAGGTCCCGTTCAAAGAGCCCCCCGAAGtctccagaagaagaaggagcTGTGTCATCCTAG